In one Asterias amurensis chromosome 9, ASM3211899v1 genomic region, the following are encoded:
- the LOC139941553 gene encoding DNA polymerase subunit gamma-1-like encodes MTGGLLKIYSLLHKSKVCHHHYHGLYKARLRTLHHVLWCRGCSSSASQPRFNPLNIQMLSQELHEQIFKIDKRRRKSTTPSNEDIQRSIRHLEQHNLWGKEGDLLPDVHFKLPKLFGRNIDEHFQILAMKQSDEYMKLSESLAFSSLPPMPEEWEFRKGWTMYKMGENSEVDYPLEEALVFDVECLMTELDGQVPTLAVAASTEAWYSWCSERLIEERLALSPRITPADLIPLETTSASCKAPDQTGWKERLVVGHNVSFDRSYIKEQYLLKGTKTRFLDTLSLHMAVSGLTTYQRALWNAKNTGKGQGTQYLARKAANKTAGPVSTAWLEKSSPNNLADVYALYSRDDERLDKSQRDTFISGTMEEVRDNFQELVTYCAKDVEATHIVFTHLFPKFLERFQHPVTFAAMLEMGQAYLPVNHNWDRYLRESQETYEVLQQEMKLALMHLANDACQLMEDESYKDDPWLWELDWSTEDYKLKKEVVKKKPRRKAINQDVQEDSLSKSEDRIETGRMLKSIEDSGDLGEVAQDKSKVALEDDGVLREVDVRVEAEEDEELEKERREKEERDARVKEVMETAIRIPKVKQHMVGYPMWFRELCPRKLDEEWAPGPSLISSQVRVAPKLLRLTWEGYPIHYEIKHGWGYLIPGREEEEEEECDEEEQKPKFPLGALKKLMQQQTPHDGQKSSAEVDSPAGNVQFDMESNGHDISEEENMSDDNSIKSAEVNSLGPMHQGQLPRRDVKIPGCWFYRLPHKDGASNKVGNPLAKDFFNKLEDGTLRSAGGAQATRILELNKIISSWRNSNKRINSQMVIDIDKNHLPRSVTRHPDYDEDGTYGAIIPRVITAGTVTRRAVEPTWLTATNARVDRVGSELKAMVQTPPGYHFVGADVDSQELWIAALLGDANFAGCHGCTAFGWMTLQGKKSNATDMHSITASTVGISREHAKIINYGRIYGAGRPFAVRLLMQFNHRMSLEEAQEKSNKMYAATKGVRRFHLEDKAAEFLIAHNILKESEDRYVSSGRLKEIGKHLKPGKRRLLSDTKLWADGSESAMFNQLESIAHSKHPKTPVLNSSISRALEPATVNNEFITSRINWVVQSSAVDYLHLMLVSMRWLFEQFNIDGRFCISIHDEVRYLVTSEDRYRAALALQITNLLTRSMFAYKVGMNDLPQSVAFFSAVDIDTVLRKEVTMDCQTPSNPYGLQRGYGIPQGEAFDIYEILEKTNNGSLAKSSSNSNSSAFSSSTTGTAASQSSMQ; translated from the exons atgacTGGTGGCCTGCTCAAGATATATTCACTTCTTCATAAAAGTAAAGTATGTCATCATCATTACCATGGACTATACAAAGCTAGGTTACGGACACTTCATCATGTATTGTGGTGCAGGGGATGTTCAAGCTCAGCGTCACAGCCACGGTTCAATCCTCTCAACATTCAGATGCTTTCTCAAGaactccatgaacaaatcttcaaaattgACAAACGTCGGCGGAAGTCGACGACGCCCTCCAATGAAGACATCCAAAGAAGCATCAGACATCTTGAACAGCATAATTTATGGGGCAAAGAGGGTGACCTCCTTCCAGATGTTCATTTCAAACTTCCcaaactctttggcaggaatatTGATGAGCACTTTCAGATTCTAGCAATGAAACAGAGCGATGAATATATGAAGTTATCCGAGTCGTTAGCCTTTTCATCTTTGCCTCCAATGCCAGAGGAATGGGAGTTCCGTAAAGGATGGACGATGTATAAGATGGGAGAGAACAGTGAAGTTGATTATCCTTTGGAGGAGGCTTTAGTTTTTGACGTTGAGTGTTTAATGACGGAGCTGGATGGTCAAGTCCCTACATTGGCAGTTGCTGCGTCTACAGAAGCTTG GTACTCATGGTGCAGCGAGCGGTTAATAGAGGAACGTCTTGCTTTATCTCCTCGTATTACTCCAGCTGACCTTATTCCTCTTGAGACGACATCTGCATCTTGTAAGGCGCCGGATCAAACTGGCTGGAAGGAACGTTTGGTTGTAGGTCATAACGTTAGTTTTGATCGCAGCTACATCAAGGAACAGTATCTACTCAAG GGTACGAAGACCCGTTTCTTAGATACACTTAGTCTACACATGGCAGTCTCTGGTCTGACTACCTACCAACGAGCGCTGTGGAATGCCAAGAACACAGGCAAGGGTCAAGGAACTCAATACCTGGCCAGGAAGGCTGCAAATAAAACGGCTGGACCAGTT TCAACAGCTTGGCTTGAAAAGAGCAGTCCAAATAACCTTGCTGATGTTTACGCCCTCTATAGTCGAGATGATGAAAGGCTTGACAAGAGCCAACGAGATACATTTATTTCTGGAACAATGGAGGAAGTTCGAGATAACTTTCAG GAGCTGGTAACATACTGTGCCAAGGATGTAGAAGCAACCCACATTGTATTCACACATCTCTTTCCAAAATTCTTAGAAAG ATTTCAACACCCAGTGACGTTTGCCGCTATGCTAGAAATGGGTCAAGCTTACTTACCTGTCAATCATAATTGGGATCGCTACTTACGAGAATCTCAAGAAACTTATGAAGTTCTTCAGCAAGAGATGAAACTAGCTTTAATGCATCTTGCAAATGATGCGTGTCAGCTCATGGAAGATGAAAG TTACAAAGATGACCCTTGGCTGTGGGAGCTTGACTGGTCAACTGAAGACTATAAACTCAAAAAGGAAGTCGTAAAAAAGAAACCAAGACGCAAAGCAATCAACCAAGACGTTCAAGAAGATTCTCTGAGTAAAAGTGAAGATCGTATTGAGACGGGGAGGATGCTTAAATCTATTGAGGACAGTGGTGATCTTGGAGAGGTAGCTCAAGATAAATCAAAGGTTGCACTTGAAGACGATGGTGTTCTTAGGGAGGTTGATGTCAGAGTGGAGGCGGAGGAAGATGAGGAACTGGAGAAGGAGAGACGTGAGAAGGAGGAGCGAGACGCTAGAGTGAAGGAAGTGATGGAGACGGCAATTAGGATACCAAAGGTCAAACAACACATGGTGGGATATCCAAT GTGGTTTCGGGAACTGTGCCCAAGGAAACTGGACGAGGAGTGGGCACCTGGGCCATCACTCATCAGCTCCCAGGTACGAGTTGCTCCTAAGTTACTACGTCTAACATGGGAAGGCTATCCAATACACTATGAGATAAAGCATGGATGGGGGTACTTGATACCGGGTagagaggaggaggaggaggaggagtgTGATGAGGAGGAACAAAAACCCAAGTTTCCTCTTGG TGCTTTGAAGAAACTCATGCAACAGCAGACTCCCCATGATGGTCAGAAATCATCAGCAGAGGTTGACTCCCCAGCTGGTAATGTTCAGTTTGATATGGAAAGCAATGGTCATGATATCAGTGAAGAAGAAAACATG TCAGACGATAATAGTATCAAGTCAGCAGAGGTGAACTCTTTAGGACCAATGCATCAAGGTCAACTACCACGTAGGGACGTCAAAATACCCGGCTGTTGGTTTTACAGACTTCCGCACAAG GATGGTGCATCAAATAAAGTGGGCAACCCTTTAGCCAAGGACTTCTTTAATAAACTTGAAGATGGAACGTTAAGATCCGCTGGAGGAGCCCAAGCAACTAGGATCCTTGAACTGAATAAAATCATCTCATCATGGAGGAACTCAAACAAAAGAATTAA TTCACAGATGGTCATTGACATTGATAAGAACCACTTGCCACGCTCAGTGACCCGTCATCCAGATTATGACGAGGATGGTACCTATGGTGCTATTATACCTAGAGTCATTACAGCTGGTACAGTTACCAGACGAGCTGTAGAACCAACATGGCTGACTGCTACAAATGCAAGG GTTGACCGTGTTGGCAGTGAGTTGAAGGCCATGGTTCAAACCCCTCCTGGGTATCACTTTGTAGGAGCAGACGTTGATTCACAAGAACTCTGGATCGCTGCTCTGCTTGGAGATGCTAACTTTGCTGGTTGCCATG GTTGTACAGCATTTGGTTGGATGACATTACAAGGCAAGAAAAGTAATGCTACCGATATGCATAGTATCACAGCTTCAACTGTCGGTATCAGTAGAGAACATGCTAag ATTATAAACTATGGACGTATCTACGGAGCCGGGAGGCCATTTGCCGTCCGACTGCTGATGCAGTTTAATCATAGGATGAGTCTGGAAGAAGCTCAAGAGAAATCTAATAAGATGTATGCTGCTACAAAAGGTGTAAGGAG GTTTCATCTTGAAGACAAAGCTGCAGAGTTTCTCATCGCTCATAACATCCTGAAGGAGTCTGAAGACAGATACGTCTCTAGTGGCAGACTTAAAGAAATCGGTAAACATCTCAAACCTGGCAAAAG ACGTCTTTTGTCGGACACTAAACTGTGGGCTGATGGAAG TGAGTCAGCCATGTTTAATCAACTTGAAAGTATCGCTCACTCTAAACATCCTAAAACACCTGTCCTTAACTCGTCAATTAGTCGAGCCCTGGAGCCTGCGACTGTCAACAATGAG TTCATTACAAGCCGAATAAACTGGGTCGTTCAAAGCTCTGCGGTAGACTACCTTCATCTTATGTTAGTCAGTATGCGCTGGCTGTTTGAACAATTCAACATTGACGGTAGATTCTGCATCAGTATACATGATGAAGTGCGCTATCTGGTTACCAGTGAAGACAGGTACCGAGCAGCCTTGGCGTTGCAGATAACCAACCTCTTGACCAGGAGTATGTTTGCATACAAAGTTGGAATGAACGATCTGCCTCAG TCTGTGGCATTCTTCAGTGCTGTGGATATAGACACTGTACTACGTAAAGAAGTAACGATGGATTGTCAAACTCCTTCTAATCCATATGGTCTACAGAGAGGTTATGGAATACCACAAG GAGAGGCTTTTGATATTTATGAAATACTGGAGAAAACCAACAATGGATCACTAGCCaaaagcagcagcaacagcaacagcagtgCTTTCAGCAGCAGTACTACAGGAACTGCAGCAAGTCAGTCCTCCATGCAGTGA
- the LOC139941554 gene encoding uncharacterized protein, whose translation MASNVTVNSLLDKISKDYLECPICTNRFINPTMLDCLHSFCFTCLKELHQQDPNNSILLCPLCRKKTTLQDTTIESLPKDFKLNALGDEVSDHERLIEGHRSKVKCQACDEENEAVSRCMECECFLCCECQRAHQRLAFMKSHKIQTLAQLKADGVTFESQVESNIPELESYDKYCQTCLKLAFTTCSNPDKDSPKHDVIGVPEVLSNLVSKLKTHQNDIHTAMVDIKDARSKLDQALITTESKITQNAAKKFAEITEEEKKLKEEVKRIYQDRIKTFETAEETYSKEKVQAERKLDEVNKLMAQTSRNKFLDLKEELLPNLDELTSEKAPTRLSFMDFEEDEGLLGRLVLEDEQSFKEDSMAEIAFGLDRLGIQQDWRLKQQFKLYGIEPYSINSVTAFSNNEIIMADIQNNRLIRTSLKDNGRYDTRDNPQRLKLTGLNNPYRAAMNKKDQLLVLDGRSVKVFSKIYQLLHQFTPGARSGRWPSCLAVSDNNQIAVGYKNKEEIALHRESGYRSKTLSAPGMGYYMTTYKQQFIYTNTFLGKLISVDYDGEVIFSVDVKSGRPYGVCCDDRNGSIFVVIAKTSTSDEIQQYSHDGKYIGRIIKDCGLLFDIAFTATGELVVVTNKSVKTYSPHEKTQ comes from the coding sequence ATGGCCTCCAACGTCACAGTTAATTCCTTGCTTGATAAGATCAGTAAGGATTATCTAGAATGTCCAATATGCACCAATCGCTTCATCAATCCAACAATGCTAGACTGTCTACACAGCTTCTGCTTCACATGCCTCAAGGAGCTTCACCAACAAGATCCCAACAACTCCATCCTACTGTGTCCTCTGTGCAGAAAGAAAACTACACTCCAAGACACCACGATTGAAAGTCTACCGAAGGACTTTAAACTGAACGCCCTGGGGGATGAAGTTAGTGATCACGAGCGACTCATCGAGGGTcataggtcaaaggttaaatgTCAAGCCTGTGATGAAGAGAATGAAGCAGTTTCAAGATGTATGGAGTGCGAGTGTTTCCTCTGTTGTGAATGCCAACGAGCTCATCAGCGATTGGCTTTCATGAAATCTCATAAAATCCAAACCCTCGCTCAGTTAAAAGCAGATGGAGTTACATTTGAGAGTCAAGTTGAATCAAACATCCCCGAGTTAGAGTCATATGATAAGTATTGTCAAACGTGCCTGAAGTTAGCATTCACAACTTGCAGCAACCCAGATAAAGACAGTCCAAAACATGATGTTATTGGTGTTCCAGAGGTCTTAAGTAACTTGGTTTCCAAACTGAAGACGCATCAAAATGATATTCACACTGCCATGGTAGATATTAAAGACGCTCGTAGCAAGCTGGATCAAGCACTGATCACAACTGAAAGTAAAATTACCCAGAACGCTgccaagaaatttgctgagATCACTGAGGAGGAGAAGAAACTGAAGGAAGAGGTGAAGAGGATTTACCAAGACAGAATTAAAACCTTTGAAACTGCGGAGGAAACCTACAGCAAAGAGAAAGTCCAGGCAGAGCGTAAGCTGGATGAGGTGAATAAACTAATGGCTCAAACAAGTCGCAATAAGTTTCTGGATCTTAAAGAAGAACTTCTTCCTAATCTTGATGAACTGACGAGTGAGAAAGCTCCTACAAGGCTCTCGTTTATGGACTTTGAAGAAGATGAAGGGTTACTGGGAAGACTGGTGTTAGAAGACGAGCAAAGCTTTAAAGAAGATTCCATGGCTGAGATAGCTTTTGGTCTTGATAGACTCGGCATACAACAAGATTGGCGACTGAAGCAACAGTTTAAACTATATGGTATTGAGCCTTATTCCATCAATAGCGTCACTGCGTTCTCCAACAATGAAATAATCATGGCAGATATCCAAAATAATCGTTTGATTAGAACGTCATTAAAAGATAACGGCCGTTACGATACACGGGACAATCCACAAAGACTAAAACTGACCGGTCTCAACAATCCATATAGAGCTGCTATGAACAAAAAAGATCAACTTCTTGTTCTCGATGGTCGATCAGTTAAAGTCTTCAGTAAGATCTATCAACTCCTTCATCAGTTCACACCAGGGGCAAGATCAGGACGGTGGCCGTCATGCCTAGCAGTGTCCGACAATAACCAAATAGCAGTGGGTTACAAGAATAAAGAGGAGATCGCCCTCCACAGAGAAAGCGGCTATCGTTCAAAAACACTGTCAGCGCCTGGTATGGGTTATTATATGACGACCTACAAGCAACAGTTTATCTACACTAACACTTTCCTTGGCAAACTGATCTCAGTTGACTATGACGGTGAGGTCATATTCTCAGTGGATGTAAAGAGTGGGCGGCCTTATGGTGTGTGCTGTGACGATCGGAATGGGAGCATCTTTGTTGTTATAGCTAAGACTTCTACATCGGATGAAATTCAGCAGTACAGTCATGATGGCAAGTACATTGGAAGAATTATCAAGGATTGTGGTCTTCTGTTTGACATTGCATTCACAGCAACTGGGGAACTTGTGGTAGTcacaaacaaatctgtaaaaacatACAGCCCTCACGAAAAAACCCAGTAA
- the LOC139941625 gene encoding uncharacterized protein encodes MAGVFPSSVIKWCSGTNSHATSIKLVVFSFYLLILGESIGNCSSVTNEAATIGTKYTPTIVTGATFATLQQTTHHAPTIGPPPPGTIGPPPAGDLCGTQKSNSYDLTTLVTPPYWTLNKLGKCFDTFGNQNIGCEFSFAFCKYLPLDVASQKPGVGASQISTQPGSQRALLGGRSAVVQNTDGTQLLISFENGELTECGTLQVEFYLQCKQDAVWAIPISGSPGMLPSDTTVTLDQTNCKYIINADYNGACYTPSGLSAGTVLIILFLCTVAAYLIGGIAYNKFSGATGVELIPNYEVWKNFPSDVIGGFGFVVGLITCQKNTKSEEYDSI; translated from the exons ATGGCGGGTGTATTTCCTTCCTCCGTGATTAAATGGTGTTCAGGCACCAATAGTCACGCAACTTCGATAAAACTTGTGGTGTTTAGCTTTTACTTGCTCATACTAGGAGAAAGCATTGGAAACTGTTCCAGTGTTACTAATGAAGCTGCTACGATAGGAACCAAATATACGCCTACTATAGTGACTGGTGCTACCTTTGCTACACTGCAGCAAACGACCCATCACGCCCCCACCATCGGCCCGCCACCGCCAGGCACCATCGGCCCACCACCGGCCGGTGATCTTTGTGGGACACAAAAGAGTAACAGCTACGACTTGACTACCCTAGTAAC ACCGCCATATTGGACTCTGAATAAGTTGGGAAAATGTTTCGACACCTTCGGGAACCAAAACATTGGTTGTGAATTTAGTTTTGCGTTTTGTAAATATCTTCCACTCGATGTTGCATCACAAAAACCAGGAGTTGGTGCCTCGCAAATTTCCACGCAACCTGGATCACAACGAGCTTTGCTTGGCGGTAGAAGTGCTGTCGTTCAAAACACAGATG GAACACAGCTTCTTATTTCCTTCGAAAACGGAGAATTGACGGAATGTGGAACACTTCAAGTGGAGTTTTACTTGCAATGTAAACAAGATGCTGTATGGGCAATTCCTATATCAGGCAGTCCTGGCATGTTACCCTCAGACACTACTGTAACACTGGATCAAACTAACTGCAAA TACATTATAAATGCCGACTACAATGGAGCGTGCTATACGCCATCGGGATTAAGTGCAGGTACCGTTCTCATCATTTT atttctttgtacagttGCCGCGTATCTGATTGGAGGAATAGCATACAATAAGTTTTCCGGTGCAACAGGTGTAGAGCTCATCCCGAACTATGAAGTTTGGAAAAATTTCCCCAGTGACGTGATC GGTGGATTTGGATTCGTAGTTGGTCTCATCACGTGCCAGAAAAACACCAAATCGGAGGAATATGATAGCATCTAG
- the LOC139942349 gene encoding cyclin-dependent kinase 7-like isoform X1, translated as MAASVLADDRSKRYEKIEFLGEGQFATVYKAKDTEDKSRIVAVKKIKLGHRSEAKDGVNRTALREIKLLQELKHDNIIGLLDVFGHRSNISLVFDFMDTDLEVIIQDNSLVLKPGDIKAYTIMTLKGLEYLHRHWILHRDMKPNNLLIDTRGVLKIGDFGLAKFYGSPNRVYTHQVVTRWYRCPELLFGARIYGVGVDMWALGCILAELLLRLPFLPGESDLDQLTRIFQTLGTVTEEQWPGMSLLPDYIEFKKFPGTPLMDIFSAATDDLLEVLAALLCINPSKRCTASQALKMKYFSNKPAPSQGPKLPMPGAPAAIFKEQPLIRPGVKRKQPDESGNQTSRLSKRLVF; from the exons ATGGCGGCCTCCGTCCTTGCAGACGACCGTTCGAAACGCTACGAAAAGATAGAATTTCTGGGCGAAGGGCAG TTTGCTACGGTTTACAAAGCCAAAGATACAGAAGACAAGAGTAGAATTGTTGCTGTTAAGAAA ATAAAGCTAGGTCATCGGAGTGAAGCTAAAGATGGCGTCAATCGAACTGCCCTCAGAGAAATTAAACTACTCCAGGAGTTGaaacatgacaacataattggg TTATTGGATGTATTCGGCCATAGATCTAACATCAGTCTTGTATTTGATTTCATGGACACAGATCTGGAg GTGATAATACAAGATAACAGTTTAGTCTTGAAACCAGGAGACATTAAAGCTTATACGATAATGACCTTAAAAGGACTGGAGTATCTACACAGACATTGGATTCTACACAGA GATATGAAGCCAAACAATCTACTGATTGATACGAGAGGTGTTCTGAAGATAGGAGATTTTGGTCTGGCCAAGTTCTATGGTAGTCCTAATAGAGTTTACACACATCAAGTTGTTACAAG ATGGTACCGTTGTCCAGAGCTACTATTTGGAGCTCGTATCTACGGTGTCGGTGTGGATATGTGGGCACTTGGATGCATTCTTGCCGAGCTTCTTCTAAGATTACCGTTCCTACCTGGAGAATCAGATCTTGATCAACTCACAAGAATCTTCCAGACATTGGGAACAGTTACTGAAGAACAATGGCCT GGAATGTCGTTGCTACCAGACTACATCGAGTTCAAGAAGTTTCCTGGCACTCCTCTAATGGACATCTTCTCAGCAGCTACTGATGATCTACTGGAGGTCTTAGCTGCTTTACTTTGTATTAATCCATCTAAGAGATGCACAGCTTCTCAG GCGTTGAAGATGAAATATTTCAGTAACAAGCCAGCTCCTTCTCAGGGTCCTAAGCTACCTATGCCTGGTGCCCCAGCAGCCATCTTCAAAGAACAGCCACTTATAAGACCAGGTGTTAAGAGAAAACAACCAGATGAGTCAGGTAACCAGACCA GTCGATTATCAAAGAGGCTCGTCTTCTGA
- the LOC139942349 gene encoding cyclin-dependent kinase 7-like isoform X2, protein MAASVLADDRSKRYEKIEFLGEGQFATVYKAKDTEDKSRIVAVKKIKLGHRSEAKDGVNRTALREIKLLQELKHDNIIGLLDVFGHRSNISLVFDFMDTDLEVIIQDNSLVLKPGDIKAYTIMTLKGLEYLHRHWILHRDMKPNNLLIDTRGVLKIGDFGLAKFYGSPNRVYTHQVVTRWYRCPELLFGARIYGVGVDMWALGCILAELLLRLPFLPGESDLDQLTRIFQTLGTVTEEQWPGMSLLPDYIEFKKFPGTPLMDIFSAATDDLLEVLAALLCINPSKRCTASQALKMKYFSNKPAPSQGPKLPMPGAPAAIFKEQPLIRPGVKRKQPDESGRLSKRLVF, encoded by the exons ATGGCGGCCTCCGTCCTTGCAGACGACCGTTCGAAACGCTACGAAAAGATAGAATTTCTGGGCGAAGGGCAG TTTGCTACGGTTTACAAAGCCAAAGATACAGAAGACAAGAGTAGAATTGTTGCTGTTAAGAAA ATAAAGCTAGGTCATCGGAGTGAAGCTAAAGATGGCGTCAATCGAACTGCCCTCAGAGAAATTAAACTACTCCAGGAGTTGaaacatgacaacataattggg TTATTGGATGTATTCGGCCATAGATCTAACATCAGTCTTGTATTTGATTTCATGGACACAGATCTGGAg GTGATAATACAAGATAACAGTTTAGTCTTGAAACCAGGAGACATTAAAGCTTATACGATAATGACCTTAAAAGGACTGGAGTATCTACACAGACATTGGATTCTACACAGA GATATGAAGCCAAACAATCTACTGATTGATACGAGAGGTGTTCTGAAGATAGGAGATTTTGGTCTGGCCAAGTTCTATGGTAGTCCTAATAGAGTTTACACACATCAAGTTGTTACAAG ATGGTACCGTTGTCCAGAGCTACTATTTGGAGCTCGTATCTACGGTGTCGGTGTGGATATGTGGGCACTTGGATGCATTCTTGCCGAGCTTCTTCTAAGATTACCGTTCCTACCTGGAGAATCAGATCTTGATCAACTCACAAGAATCTTCCAGACATTGGGAACAGTTACTGAAGAACAATGGCCT GGAATGTCGTTGCTACCAGACTACATCGAGTTCAAGAAGTTTCCTGGCACTCCTCTAATGGACATCTTCTCAGCAGCTACTGATGATCTACTGGAGGTCTTAGCTGCTTTACTTTGTATTAATCCATCTAAGAGATGCACAGCTTCTCAG GCGTTGAAGATGAAATATTTCAGTAACAAGCCAGCTCCTTCTCAGGGTCCTAAGCTACCTATGCCTGGTGCCCCAGCAGCCATCTTCAAAGAACAGCCACTTATAAGACCAGGTGTTAAGAGAAAACAACCAGATGAGTCAG GTCGATTATCAAAGAGGCTCGTCTTCTGA